In Callospermophilus lateralis isolate mCalLat2 unplaced genomic scaffold, mCalLat2.hap1 Scaffold_45, whole genome shotgun sequence, a single genomic region encodes these proteins:
- the LOC143388946 gene encoding GRB2-associated-binding protein 2-like yields MPRSPLPASATDSPLRSITAGSMDSSQLVHSGWLRKSPPEKKLQLCAWRRCWFILRNSQESSDPAVLEHYKHDQSKKPLWIINLDLCEQVHAYVTFHEKGLPGGFVFDIQTRDRTFYLVAQTNMDMHKWVQSICQVCGFQRLVQSKDSLTNDSSASQHSIPSRPQLNCSCQQHLQENRHSTLAHCRKPTLMTCSSSVGEEGQPRRSSRAPQEFLHQYLHLDQCMSHGPWSARSDSFSQNSRTSFQMSSDMASQKLSQGSGHCVSWICGYVQDLCIQSKPQRHSLDFRCLSGSFSQYLTSNTQTTGILTCPERHREDSSCCTALRITPLSAFQILKKFMMDRCHSTMAAAASGNNVMAIPCQSHNTSQVETPQQSCPSQDPVVRKKDRSLSFAATIPRHRDFPAVYSSFLPQVKAVPSLSSLQPAGVDMGHLNHAASEDDYLPRSTEPFTLQAMQRTGGNSHNVRNPRNPESPHFGSYSCSYEALPSHKGLVSYSEIPPPYVEYSLKLGWQGNMPAPRFVEGEPQYRNWGTAVRYSHCMSQEEGIQAPGLQFLVL; encoded by the exons GCCTGGAGGAGATGCTGGTTCATCCTGAGGAACAGCCAGGAAAGCAGTGACCCAGCTGTCCTGGAACACTACAAGCATGACCAGTCCAAGAAGCCCTTGTGGATCATCAACCTGGACCTCTGTGAACAGGTGCATGCATATGTGACCTTTCATGAGAAGGGGCTACCAGGTGGCTTTGTGTTTGACATCCAGACCAGGGATCGAACCTTTTACCTTGTGGCACAGACAAATATGGACATGCATAAGTGGGTGCAGAGCATCTGCCAGGTCTGTGGCTTCCAGCGGCTGGTGCAGAGCAAAG ACTCCCTGACAAATGATTCCTCAGCCAGTCAGCACTCCATTCCATCAAGACCTCAGCTGAACTGCTCATGTCAGCAGCACCTCCAAGAAAATAGACACTCCACCCTAGCACACTGCAGGAAGCCTACGCTGATGACATGCAGCTCCTCTGTGGGGGAGGAAGGACAGCCCAGAAGGTCCTCCAGAGCCCCACAGGAGTTCCTCCACCAGTACCTCCACTTGGACCAGTGTATGAGCCATGGCCCATGGAGTGCAAG GAGTGACAGCTTCTCTCAAAACTCAAGGACTTCATTCCAAATGAGTAGTGACATGGCCAGCCAGAAGCTTTCCCAGGGCAGTGGGCACTGTGTTAGCTGGATCTGTGGTTATGTCCAAGACCTCTGTATCCAGTCCAAGCCTCAGAGGCATAGCCTGGACTTCAGAtgtctcagtggcagtttctcccaGTACCTGACCTCCAACACCCAGACCACAGGCATTCTCACATGTCCTGAGAGACATAGGGAGGATTCATCCTGCTGCACAGCACTCAGAATCACACCACTCTCAGCCTTCCAGATTCTTAAGAAATTCATGATGGATAGATGCCACAGCACCATGGCAGCAGCTGCTTCAGGCAATAATGTCATGGCTATCCCATGCCAATCCCACAACACAAGCCAGGTAGAAACACCGCAGCAGAGCTGTCCTTCGCAGGACCCTGTGGTCAGGAAGAAGGATAGATCATTGTCTTTTGCTGCCACCATACCGAGACACAGAGACTTCCCTGCAGTGTACAGCAGCTTCCTTCCACAAG TAAAGGCTGTTCCTTCACTGTCTTCTCTTCAGCCAGCAGGAGTGGATATGGGCCATCTGAATCATGCTGCGTCTGAAGATGACTACCTGCCCAGGAGCACAGAACCCTTCACACTGCAGGCCATGCAGAGAACAGGTGGGAATTCCCATAATGTCCGTAATCCCAGGAACCCAGAGAGCCCTCATTTTGGCTCTTATAGCTGCTCATATGAAGCGCTTCCATCACACAAAGGTCTTGTAAGCTATAGTGAGATCCCACCACCCTATGTTGAGTATAGCCTCAAGCTAGGCTGGCAAG GGAACATGCCTGCCCCTAGATTTGTGGAAGGAGAACCCCAGTACAGGAACTGGGGCACTGCAGTCAGATATAGCCACTGCATGAGCCAGGAGGAAGGGATCCAAGCACCAGGTCTGCAGTTCCTGGTTCTGTAG